A genomic window from Hyphomicrobiales bacterium includes:
- a CDS encoding iron-containing alcohol dehydrogenase yields MASYFNPVDVRFGGGTFSLLADLIGTRDYGLVTYRDAYFQELAARLQASAGPPVIVVDDVLPNPDVVQLASQVRRFGNLKDQPEVIVALGGGSVIDSAKVFAAARGDYRKVDDYLKGRTGSDTVDPLALIAVPTTAGTGSEVTCWGTVWDGATGKKYSLAHKRLYPEHAVVDPELMIGKPRALTIQTGLDALSHSLESLWNRNANPVSLAHAVAAARGVLATLPALIDDLANAELRARMAEAALLAGFAFSNTKTAIAHSLSYPITLRHGVPHGIACSFTLPMVIRSMAGADGLCGRGLAAIFETDAMTAADRLTELLERMGIATSHHSYGIDNAEWRELIDAAFDGERGQNFIGTRAAMMPHAGLAGKESAA; encoded by the coding sequence GTGGCGTCGTACTTCAACCCGGTGGACGTTCGTTTCGGTGGGGGCACTTTCTCACTGCTCGCCGACCTGATCGGCACGCGCGACTATGGCCTCGTGACCTACCGCGATGCGTATTTCCAGGAACTGGCGGCACGGCTCCAGGCCTCGGCGGGCCCGCCCGTCATCGTGGTGGACGATGTGCTGCCCAACCCGGATGTCGTGCAGCTCGCCAGCCAGGTCCGGCGGTTCGGAAACCTCAAGGATCAGCCCGAGGTGATCGTCGCGCTCGGCGGCGGATCGGTGATCGATAGCGCCAAGGTGTTCGCAGCGGCCCGAGGCGACTACCGCAAGGTCGACGACTATCTGAAAGGGCGCACGGGAAGCGACACCGTCGACCCGCTCGCCTTGATCGCCGTGCCAACCACCGCCGGCACGGGCAGCGAGGTGACCTGCTGGGGAACCGTTTGGGACGGGGCGACCGGCAAGAAGTATTCGCTCGCCCACAAGCGGCTCTATCCGGAACATGCCGTCGTCGACCCCGAGTTGATGATCGGCAAGCCACGGGCCCTCACCATCCAGACCGGCCTCGATGCGCTGTCGCATTCGCTCGAGAGCCTCTGGAACCGCAACGCCAACCCGGTCTCGCTGGCGCACGCCGTCGCGGCCGCCCGGGGCGTGCTGGCCACATTGCCCGCGCTGATCGATGACCTCGCAAATGCGGAGTTGCGAGCGCGCATGGCGGAGGCGGCCCTCTTGGCCGGTTTCGCCTTCTCCAACACCAAGACCGCGATTGCCCATTCGCTATCCTATCCGATCACGTTGCGGCACGGCGTGCCCCACGGCATCGCCTGCTCCTTCACCCTGCCGATGGTCATTCGCAGCATGGCAGGCGCGGACGGGCTTTGCGGACGCGGCCTGGCCGCCATCTTCGAAACCGATGCCATGACCGCGGCGGACCGATTGACCGAGCTGCTCGAGCGGATGGGAATTGCCACCTCCCACCACAGCTACGGCATCGACAACGCGGAGTGGCGTGAGTTGATCGATGCCGCATTCGATGGCGAGCGCGGCCA